The proteins below are encoded in one region of Mycobacterium sp. 3519A:
- a CDS encoding ABC transporter permease codes for MAADQGLKHRLSLAFLLVPPLAWLLLAYLGSLAVLLVSAFWTTDTFTGAVVREFTSDNVVHVATEAVFRIATVRTVAIALAVTVLCALLAVPLAFYMAKIASPRVRLALVVAVTTPLWASYLVKAYAWRMLFSPEGPMAWATGYSPGYGLTATVVTLTYLWLPYMVIPVFAAFERVPDALIDASSDLGASDSSTLRMVVAPLVFPGIAAGSIFTFSLSMGDYIAVTIVGGKTQMLGNIIYGQLVTANNQPLAAALSIIPLIAIIAYLLAMRRTGALENV; via the coding sequence GTGGCAGCAGATCAAGGGCTGAAACACCGGTTATCGCTGGCGTTCCTGCTCGTTCCGCCACTGGCGTGGCTGCTCTTGGCGTATCTGGGTTCGCTTGCGGTGCTGCTTGTTTCGGCGTTCTGGACCACCGACACCTTCACCGGCGCGGTGGTGCGCGAATTCACAAGCGACAACGTCGTGCACGTCGCGACCGAGGCGGTGTTCCGCATCGCCACGGTCCGCACCGTGGCGATCGCGTTGGCCGTCACGGTGCTCTGTGCGCTGCTGGCGGTGCCGCTGGCGTTCTACATGGCCAAGATCGCGTCACCGCGGGTGCGACTGGCGTTGGTGGTCGCGGTGACCACCCCGCTGTGGGCGAGCTATCTGGTCAAGGCCTACGCGTGGCGAATGCTGTTCTCCCCGGAGGGGCCGATGGCGTGGGCGACGGGGTACAGCCCGGGCTACGGACTGACCGCCACCGTGGTCACGCTGACGTATCTGTGGCTGCCCTACATGGTGATCCCGGTGTTCGCCGCGTTCGAACGCGTGCCTGACGCGCTCATCGACGCCAGCTCCGACCTCGGCGCCTCGGACTCCTCGACGCTGCGAATGGTGGTGGCGCCATTGGTGTTTCCCGGTATCGCGGCAGGCTCGATCTTCACGTTCTCGTTGTCGATGGGCGACTACATCGCGGTGACGATCGTCGGCGGCAAGACCCAGATGCTCGGCAACATCATCTACGGCCAACTCGTCACCGCCAACAACCAACCGCTTGCGGCGGCCCTTTCCATCATTCCGCTGATCGCGATCATCGCGTACCTGTTGGCGATGCGACGCACCGGTGCACTGGAGAACGTGTGA
- a CDS encoding ABC transporter substrate-binding protein, with product MTSTPARLGLALVACVTLVLGFTGCSKSQEAGGGNGQSPPKMEPLSAVGNGEGQLNLIAWAGYAENGSNDPKVDWVTPYEQQTGCKVNVKIGNTSDEMVQLMRSGQYDGVSASGDATLRLIYAGDVAPVNTDLVPNYATISSFLKDKPWNSVNGQMYGIPHGWGANLLMYNIDVVRDAPNSWSAVFDDAGKYKGKVTAYDSPIYIADAALYLSKTKPDLGIKDPYSLTPEQLDAAVDLLKKQRENISEYWSDYTKEVQAFESGTSVIGTTWQVIANTIGTDNKVQVNTVLPKEGATGWSDTWMVSSKAAHPNCMYKWMDWISSPEVNAQVAEYFGEAPAQTKACEHTTQKDFCDIYHATDEKFAAEIHYWTTPQKHCVDGSGDNCTAYQDWVDKWQQIKG from the coding sequence ATGACATCCACGCCCGCGCGACTCGGCCTTGCGCTCGTCGCCTGCGTCACCCTGGTTTTGGGGTTCACCGGCTGCTCGAAATCGCAGGAGGCCGGTGGCGGCAACGGCCAGTCGCCGCCGAAGATGGAGCCCTTGTCGGCAGTGGGCAACGGCGAAGGCCAGCTCAACCTGATCGCCTGGGCCGGCTACGCCGAAAACGGTTCCAACGACCCCAAAGTCGACTGGGTGACCCCGTACGAACAGCAGACCGGCTGCAAGGTCAACGTCAAGATCGGCAACACCTCCGACGAGATGGTGCAGTTGATGCGCAGCGGTCAGTACGACGGGGTGTCCGCCTCCGGCGACGCCACGTTGCGGTTGATCTACGCCGGTGACGTGGCGCCGGTGAACACCGATCTGGTGCCCAACTACGCGACCATTTCGTCGTTCCTGAAGGACAAGCCGTGGAATTCGGTGAACGGCCAGATGTACGGGATTCCGCACGGGTGGGGCGCCAACCTGTTGATGTACAACATCGACGTGGTGCGCGATGCACCGAACTCGTGGTCGGCGGTGTTCGACGACGCGGGCAAGTACAAGGGCAAGGTGACCGCCTACGACTCCCCCATCTACATCGCCGACGCGGCGCTGTACCTGTCGAAGACGAAACCTGATCTCGGCATCAAGGACCCGTATTCGCTGACGCCCGAACAACTCGACGCCGCAGTCGATCTGCTGAAGAAGCAGCGCGAGAACATCAGCGAGTACTGGTCGGACTACACCAAAGAGGTGCAGGCGTTCGAGTCGGGGACGTCGGTCATCGGCACCACGTGGCAGGTGATCGCGAACACGATCGGCACCGACAACAAGGTTCAGGTCAACACGGTGCTACCGAAGGAAGGCGCCACCGGATGGTCCGACACCTGGATGGTGTCGTCGAAGGCCGCACATCCGAACTGCATGTACAAGTGGATGGACTGGATCTCCTCACCGGAGGTCAACGCCCAGGTCGCCGAGTACTTCGGCGAGGCGCCCGCGCAGACGAAGGCATGTGAACACACCACCCAGAAGGACTTCTGCGACATCTACCACGCCACCGATGAGAAGTTCGCCGCAGAGATCCACTACTGGACGACGCCGCAGAAGCACTGCGTCGACGGCAGCGGCGACAATTGCACGGCCTATCAGGACTGGGTCGACAAGTGGCAGCAGATCAAGGGCTGA
- a CDS encoding ABC transporter ATP-binding protein: protein MPSPTVSSQPVNATVAVDDPQIELVGVRKTFGDVVAVEGADLRVADGELFAILGPSGSGKTTVLRMIAGFEQPTGGVIKLGGVDVTALPARHRDVNTVFQEYALFPHMTVAQNVEYGLKVKGVPKAERRRRTADALDMVRLTGHASRRPAQLSGGQRQRVALARALVGRPRVLLLDEPLGALDMKLREQMQVELKSIQREVGITFVIVTHDQDEALTLCDRLAVFNDGRIEQIGVARDVYENPANRFVADFVGTSNVLDGAAAEALMGRPGMFVIRPERIGVFRPGTDPVPGVRTVEATVSEVIYAGPTTRIAAVAAPDVTLTATVLTASTWLPPDLHHGTPITLAWPEKAVHQLKSEE from the coding sequence ATGCCCTCGCCGACGGTCAGCTCACAGCCTGTGAATGCGACTGTTGCGGTTGACGATCCGCAGATCGAGCTGGTCGGGGTCCGCAAGACGTTCGGCGACGTGGTGGCGGTCGAGGGCGCCGACCTGAGGGTGGCCGACGGCGAGTTGTTCGCGATCCTGGGCCCCTCGGGTTCGGGAAAGACCACGGTGCTTCGGATGATCGCCGGGTTCGAGCAGCCCACCGGGGGCGTGATCAAGCTCGGCGGGGTCGACGTCACCGCGCTGCCTGCCCGCCACCGCGACGTCAACACGGTGTTCCAGGAGTACGCGCTCTTTCCGCACATGACCGTGGCGCAGAACGTCGAATACGGGCTGAAGGTCAAGGGCGTGCCGAAGGCCGAGCGCAGGCGCCGCACCGCCGACGCGCTGGACATGGTGCGCCTGACCGGCCACGCGTCGCGCAGGCCCGCCCAGTTGTCGGGGGGTCAGCGGCAGCGGGTGGCTCTGGCCCGTGCGTTGGTAGGCCGGCCCAGGGTGCTGCTGCTCGACGAGCCACTGGGCGCACTCGACATGAAGCTGCGCGAGCAGATGCAGGTCGAACTCAAGTCGATCCAGCGCGAAGTGGGCATCACGTTCGTCATCGTCACCCACGACCAGGACGAGGCCCTGACGTTGTGCGATCGGCTGGCCGTTTTCAACGACGGGCGGATCGAGCAGATCGGCGTCGCCCGCGACGTGTACGAGAATCCCGCCAACCGCTTCGTCGCCGATTTCGTCGGCACCTCCAACGTGCTCGACGGCGCGGCTGCCGAGGCGCTGATGGGCAGGCCCGGCATGTTCGTCATCCGGCCCGAACGCATCGGGGTGTTCCGGCCCGGCACCGATCCGGTGCCCGGCGTGCGGACGGTCGAGGCCACCGTGTCCGAGGTCATCTACGCGGGCCCGACCACTCGCATCGCTGCGGTCGCCGCGCCCGACGTAACACTCACCGCCACCGTACTGACGGCAAGCACCTGGCTGCCGCCCGACCTGCACCATGGCACACCAATCACGTTGGCCTGGCCCGAAAAGGCCGTTCATCAACTGAAAAGCGAGGAGTAG
- a CDS encoding DUF1906 domain-containing protein, producing MAVSRRDVLKYAAVAPAVLGLGAGLQAVSPAQASAAPLGILLDYAAGVIRANDLRASGALGAIRYVSDRRPGGAWMLGKPIQLPEARDLYQNGMKIVSCYQYGKQDTADWLGGQSAGIAHAKRGWQLHVAAGGSYGAPIYASIDDDPSYDQYKTQVAPYLRGWESVLGHQRVGVYANSKTIDWALQDGLGSYFWQHNWGSPKGFTHPAAHLHQVEIDKQKVSGVGVDINHILKPRFGQWD from the coding sequence GTGGCAGTATCCCGGCGCGACGTGCTCAAATACGCCGCCGTGGCGCCCGCCGTGCTCGGTCTCGGCGCGGGCCTGCAGGCGGTTTCGCCGGCGCAGGCCTCGGCCGCGCCGCTGGGCATCCTGCTGGACTACGCGGCGGGGGTGATCAGGGCCAACGATCTGCGGGCATCCGGTGCGCTCGGCGCCATCCGCTACGTCTCCGACCGGCGCCCAGGCGGGGCCTGGATGCTGGGCAAGCCCATCCAACTGCCCGAGGCGCGTGACCTGTATCAGAACGGGATGAAGATCGTGTCCTGCTACCAGTACGGCAAGCAGGACACCGCGGACTGGCTGGGCGGGCAGAGCGCCGGGATCGCACATGCCAAGCGGGGCTGGCAGTTACACGTCGCGGCGGGCGGTTCGTACGGCGCGCCGATCTACGCGTCTATCGACGACGACCCCAGCTACGACCAGTACAAGACGCAGGTCGCGCCGTATTTGCGGGGCTGGGAGTCGGTGCTGGGACATCAGCGCGTCGGGGTCTATGCCAACTCCAAGACCATCGACTGGGCGCTGCAGGACGGGCTGGGTTCCTATTTCTGGCAGCACAACTGGGGCTCACCGAAGGGCTTCACGCACCCCGCCGCACACCTGCATCAGGTGGAGATCGACAAGCAGAAGGTGAGCGGCGTCGGGGTGGACATCAACCACATTCTCAAGCCGCGATTCGGCCAATGGGACTAA